One Psychrobacillus glaciei genomic region harbors:
- a CDS encoding Ig-like domain-containing protein — protein sequence MKKVSKVFVSLVLLLSFCPTLIGTEQASAKVVTSSSESLEKVFQQESMVYIDPSYGGVLTSTSDLYGMLNQAKKQYNKMRKEIVESHDVNKETQLTLLDSLYEERITKGLVGYIDAMNYATKYLDPIMEQIHVAEQTGNLDELEKEYHKLSYQLKERTSILYRFRGKVTRDLIVSKYKLPADSKRAELIIPVTIIMKTNEAELYLREGKVEEARKVILLVEGLMTNLPANSTKLVLSTLTKKVVDIEKQLGTQSTPVPNTGSEAEVRISTIQDVIVKQGYALPTTVAAKMSNGSTRSYSVLWPKQSTLISGEFTPEIQVNGKTYIIHLSVVENINYQNAMSLQSIVETLPELIAVNNYEDINTAIGLFGSLNDEGLSFVTEEVKNKLERLVQMMEDQLKVANVIGKINSIPDVTELSATNVDSIMETKLAFEELSEQLQLMIPTALGDKLKASIEWVALHTEKQALIQAANDALSNLPSLVNVQTENLETIQTLITEIQGKIEVALSKGATLENFPNYSAYQNVIVKVEALKVQQAIASLTGPNDLKLIEIRNRYNSLSEEQRSFISNYSKLLVFEDATKFSPITLNEHGEVQLPYTVDVEILGDNGWTYTDGLLKAPISETGRVSTVQLKLSLDGNSWTSNEFDIVIPATDLQAPIAKVGFPHTLNMTKNSVAVEMAFDEKVNVQALLVEGDGANDPTIDELISAVGSYKRLATIEEDSSQSFTFEGLSVGKTYTLFYFAEDELGNKMKNLAKYSFSIPNVSTLESLAVSNFDYATIYASQAVLISKPMGSSNFQGNSKKFTINDGVNTINVDLYWNIPQNEYATTPAMSIGSAVESYIQMNNLYGRATWAGSFGGDTFRIGTFNIGKSSFVHVSGPNWNDFFDTDLAIGSDEDTSKNRSFSVNDGFNIAEINLNDDYYTMDQLLESLNSQLISANVKVEAIKKNDNHFVLIATELNVHITVDGKDKNDFFN from the coding sequence GTGAAAAAAGTTTCAAAAGTATTCGTGTCGCTCGTTTTGTTATTAAGTTTTTGCCCTACTTTAATAGGTACAGAACAAGCGAGTGCAAAAGTTGTGACGTCATCAAGTGAAAGTCTAGAAAAAGTTTTCCAGCAAGAGTCAATGGTATATATTGACCCTTCCTATGGGGGAGTGCTTACCTCAACTTCTGATTTATATGGTATGTTAAATCAAGCAAAAAAACAATATAACAAAATGAGGAAAGAAATAGTAGAATCACACGATGTTAATAAGGAAACTCAACTAACATTATTGGATAGTCTATACGAAGAAAGAATTACAAAGGGCTTAGTTGGATATATTGACGCAATGAATTATGCAACAAAATATTTAGATCCTATTATGGAACAAATTCATGTTGCTGAACAAACAGGAAATTTGGATGAACTAGAAAAAGAGTATCATAAGTTGTCTTATCAATTAAAAGAAAGAACCTCCATCTTATATCGTTTTAGAGGAAAAGTGACACGAGATCTTATAGTTAGTAAATATAAACTCCCAGCAGATAGTAAAAGAGCCGAGTTAATCATACCTGTAACGATTATTATGAAAACAAATGAAGCAGAATTATATCTGAGAGAAGGGAAAGTAGAGGAAGCAAGAAAGGTTATTCTTTTAGTCGAAGGGTTGATGACTAATTTGCCTGCTAATTCTACTAAACTAGTCTTATCTACATTAACCAAAAAAGTTGTCGATATTGAAAAACAATTAGGAACACAATCTACTCCTGTCCCAAACACAGGATCGGAAGCAGAAGTGAGAATTTCCACAATTCAAGATGTCATTGTGAAGCAAGGATATGCATTGCCCACTACAGTTGCAGCTAAGATGAGTAATGGATCTACACGTAGTTATAGCGTACTTTGGCCGAAGCAATCGACCTTAATTTCCGGAGAATTTACTCCCGAAATTCAAGTGAACGGAAAGACATATATTATTCATTTATCAGTTGTGGAGAATATTAATTATCAGAATGCTATGTCGTTGCAATCCATCGTAGAAACACTTCCAGAACTGATTGCAGTTAATAACTATGAAGACATAAATACAGCTATTGGGCTATTTGGTAGTTTAAATGATGAAGGTTTATCTTTTGTTACTGAAGAAGTGAAAAACAAACTGGAACGACTTGTTCAAATGATGGAAGATCAACTAAAAGTTGCAAATGTCATCGGAAAAATTAATTCCATACCAGATGTCACTGAGTTAAGCGCAACAAATGTAGACAGCATTATGGAAACAAAATTAGCTTTTGAAGAATTGTCGGAACAATTACAGCTCATGATTCCAACAGCATTAGGGGACAAACTTAAAGCAAGTATAGAATGGGTTGCTCTTCATACAGAAAAACAAGCATTAATCCAAGCTGCCAACGATGCACTAAGTAATTTACCTAGTCTTGTGAATGTCCAAACAGAAAACCTTGAAACCATTCAAACTTTAATCACCGAAATTCAAGGGAAAATAGAGGTTGCTTTGTCAAAAGGGGCAACTTTAGAAAATTTCCCAAATTATTCAGCTTATCAAAACGTAATAGTAAAAGTGGAGGCTCTAAAAGTTCAGCAAGCTATTGCGAGTTTAACAGGACCAAATGATTTAAAGTTAATTGAAATACGAAATCGTTACAACTCGCTCTCAGAGGAGCAAAGAAGCTTTATCAGTAATTATAGTAAGTTATTAGTATTTGAAGATGCTACAAAGTTTTCACCGATTACATTAAATGAACATGGAGAGGTACAACTTCCTTATACAGTGGATGTAGAAATACTAGGCGATAATGGATGGACTTATACAGATGGTTTGCTAAAGGCTCCAATTTCAGAGACTGGTCGAGTATCAACAGTTCAACTGAAGCTTAGTTTGGATGGTAATTCGTGGACTTCCAACGAATTTGACATTGTTATTCCAGCAACCGATTTGCAAGCTCCAATTGCAAAAGTAGGATTTCCACATACATTGAATATGACAAAAAATTCAGTTGCAGTGGAAATGGCATTTGACGAGAAAGTGAATGTACAAGCTCTTTTAGTTGAAGGAGATGGAGCAAATGATCCTACAATCGATGAGTTAATCTCGGCAGTAGGATCTTATAAACGTCTTGCTACGATCGAGGAAGATAGCAGTCAATCTTTTACTTTTGAAGGCCTAAGTGTAGGAAAAACCTATACCTTATTCTATTTTGCTGAAGATGAATTAGGTAATAAAATGAAGAATCTCGCAAAATATTCTTTTTCTATTCCAAATGTATCGACATTGGAAAGTCTAGCAGTTTCAAATTTTGATTATGCAACAATTTATGCTAGTCAAGCAGTTCTAATCAGTAAACCAATGGGTAGTTCAAATTTCCAAGGGAACAGTAAAAAATTCACTATAAATGATGGAGTAAATACGATAAATGTAGATTTATATTGGAATATACCTCAAAACGAATATGCAACTACTCCTGCGATGTCTATTGGGTCAGCTGTCGAAAGCTATATTCAAATGAATAATCTTTATGGACGTGCTACTTGGGCGGGCAGTTTTGGTGGAGATACTTTCAGAATTGGAACATTCAATATAGGGAAATCTTCCTTTGTACATGTAAGTGGTCCAAACTGGAATGACTTCTTCGATACGGATCTTGCTATTGGTAGTGACGAGGATACATCAAAGAATCGTAGTTTTAGTGTAAATGATGGCTTTAATATAGCAGAAATAAATTTAAACGACGATTATTACACGATGGATCAATTGTTGGAGAGCTTAAATAGTCAGTTGATTTCTGCGAATGTGAAGGTCGAAGCGATTAAAAAGAATGACAATCATTTCGTCTTAATAGCTACTGAGCTAAATGTTCATATTACAGTAGATGGTAAGGATAAGAATGATTTTTTTAACTAG
- a CDS encoding SLAP domain-containing protein produces the protein MTNSPDTYKTQLDFSTEWEVPAQEKYIFQYYHQQLEDLVANQLHIHGVKLYTVEAGIIVTAIIRHSLPKKLRLDQVVLIVKDKEGKELARKQFEMELFGELDACTARPWNFLFEMEDLLVPYEEITNEMDFDIVFEYYEKAITNFELYLDENWLSGLSEDQQNYVKSLVATLEPLRENEISIVGFHFHEMENVIQVYIIIRNSYADTLTIDNLPIQLFDAAGDMVCKLGFPIGQFEIESKQARPISLSFPKEVFMKENPDFSTWMIEMIPQTL, from the coding sequence ATGACAAATTCACCTGACACATATAAAACACAATTAGACTTTTCTACTGAGTGGGAAGTTCCAGCACAAGAAAAGTATATTTTTCAATATTATCATCAGCAATTAGAAGATTTGGTAGCTAACCAGCTTCATATTCATGGGGTAAAATTATATACGGTAGAAGCCGGCATTATTGTAACAGCTATTATTAGACACTCCTTACCAAAGAAATTACGTCTAGATCAAGTAGTCTTAATCGTGAAAGATAAAGAAGGTAAAGAACTAGCGAGGAAACAATTTGAAATGGAATTATTTGGAGAACTAGATGCTTGTACAGCGCGTCCTTGGAACTTTTTGTTTGAAATGGAAGATTTGCTAGTTCCTTATGAAGAAATAACAAATGAAATGGATTTCGACATAGTATTTGAGTATTACGAAAAAGCAATAACAAACTTTGAATTATACCTAGATGAAAATTGGTTAAGTGGCCTTTCAGAGGATCAACAAAATTATGTAAAAAGTTTAGTAGCTACTTTAGAACCTTTAAGAGAGAATGAAATCTCTATTGTCGGATTCCATTTTCATGAAATGGAAAATGTAATTCAAGTTTATATTATTATTCGCAATTCATACGCAGACACATTAACAATCGATAACCTACCAATTCAATTATTTGATGCAGCTGGTGATATGGTATGTAAACTTGGATTCCCAATAGGTCAATTTGAAATTGAATCCAAACAAGCTCGCCCAATAAGCTTATCTTTCCCAAAAGAAGTATTCATGAAAGAAAATCCAGATTTTAGCACATGGATGATTGAAATGATTCCACAAACTTTATAA
- a CDS encoding alpha/beta hydrolase family protein, whose translation MKGKRSFFLRPLSIIVSLLVILVGSIVAYAVQTSGREVKVEDLRFVGDNGIVHSALMYTPKGMNLGEKHPAVLTMHGYINSREAQGSFNIELARRGYVVLAMDMSGHGYSQQYSSDLSRGASAGLHYLHNLPFIDHEKVALEGHSMGGWSILKAATDEPSLVNTVIQVSSSTETFYSGEVTAETPFNYAIIFSKYDEFAPLMWESSKGSEANSSPKMLKVFGTDEPVVERKLYGTFEDKSARMYFAPPIIHPAAHWNKDTTAFVIEFLNEAIPAPTYIDANKQIWKVKEFATFAAFIGAIMLLISLLGNLLSTNYFKEINKVRPEFKGITNRWIWIINALVATAIPAATFIYFQEKGQSWIPASAIFPQNITTGLAVWATLNAFIAIVLFAIFYKTNKLGRSTLNNYGITLEGKLVWKSILLALSSVGIIYAVTVAMGSLLHVDFRIWVMAFKTLNAKQFYLVLTYLLPFLLFFLVNGLVLHGQLRLKESSSECRTAWKWFVANFGINTLGIIVLIIVQYSFMFGTGELLWDKALLTIVAFQFVVVNFIAALISTYLFRKTGTIYAGAFVNALLITWYIVAGQAMQF comes from the coding sequence ATGAAGGGTAAACGAAGCTTTTTCTTACGCCCGCTTTCCATTATCGTTTCACTGTTGGTTATATTGGTAGGGAGTATTGTGGCGTATGCGGTTCAAACAAGCGGTAGAGAAGTAAAAGTGGAAGATTTACGGTTTGTTGGAGATAACGGGATTGTGCATAGCGCGCTTATGTACACACCAAAAGGGATGAATCTTGGAGAAAAGCATCCGGCGGTATTGACTATGCACGGATACATCAACTCGCGTGAAGCACAAGGTTCATTTAATATCGAGCTTGCTAGACGTGGGTATGTAGTACTTGCAATGGATATGAGCGGACATGGGTATTCGCAACAATATTCTTCTGATTTAAGTCGCGGAGCTAGTGCGGGATTGCATTATTTGCATAACCTTCCTTTCATCGATCACGAAAAAGTGGCCTTGGAAGGTCATTCAATGGGAGGATGGTCGATACTCAAAGCTGCTACAGATGAGCCATCTCTCGTCAATACGGTAATTCAAGTATCATCCTCTACTGAAACGTTTTACTCTGGGGAAGTAACAGCCGAAACTCCATTTAACTATGCCATTATATTCAGTAAGTATGATGAATTCGCGCCACTTATGTGGGAATCATCCAAAGGATCTGAAGCTAATTCCTCCCCTAAAATGCTGAAAGTTTTCGGGACAGATGAACCTGTCGTCGAGCGAAAATTGTATGGCACATTTGAAGATAAATCTGCGCGGATGTATTTCGCACCTCCAATTATTCACCCAGCTGCACACTGGAACAAAGACACGACCGCTTTTGTTATCGAGTTTCTGAATGAAGCTATTCCAGCTCCAACTTATATCGATGCAAATAAACAAATATGGAAAGTGAAGGAATTCGCTACGTTTGCTGCGTTTATCGGAGCTATCATGTTACTTATTTCATTATTAGGGAATCTCTTATCTACTAATTATTTCAAAGAAATTAATAAGGTAAGACCTGAATTCAAAGGTATCACTAATCGTTGGATATGGATTATTAATGCGCTTGTTGCAACAGCTATACCTGCAGCTACATTCATTTATTTTCAAGAAAAAGGCCAGTCATGGATTCCTGCGAGTGCCATTTTCCCACAAAATATTACAACTGGGCTCGCGGTCTGGGCTACTCTAAATGCATTTATCGCGATCGTATTATTTGCTATTTTCTATAAAACGAATAAGTTGGGTAGATCGACACTTAATAATTATGGCATCACCTTAGAAGGCAAGTTAGTTTGGAAGTCTATTTTGTTAGCTCTGTCCTCCGTTGGAATTATATATGCAGTGACAGTTGCAATGGGCTCATTACTCCACGTGGATTTCCGTATTTGGGTAATGGCTTTTAAAACATTAAATGCCAAACAATTTTATCTAGTACTTACTTATTTATTGCCTTTCCTTCTATTCTTCCTTGTAAACGGTCTCGTTCTACATGGTCAACTAAGACTAAAAGAATCCAGTAGCGAATGCAGGACCGCTTGGAAATGGTTCGTTGCTAACTTCGGCATTAACACACTCGGAATTATTGTGCTGATTATTGTTCAGTACTCGTTCATGTTCGGTACTGGTGAATTGCTGTGGGATAAAGCATTATTAACAATAGTCGCATTCCAATTTGTGGTCGTGAACTTCATTGCAGCTCTAATTTCCACCTATTTATTCCGAAAAACAGGAACAATTTATGCGGGTGCTTTCGTCAATGCCTTATTAATTACTTGGTATATCGTTGCAGGGCAAGCGATGCAATTCTGA
- a CDS encoding YveK family protein, translating into MEETISLQDLYKTLRKRIGLIISMMVLAVIIAGVISYFFLTPIYQASTQILVNQQKIEQQQFNSQDIQTNLQLINTYNVIIKSPAILSKVIENLDLDTTPAALTNKITVSNAQNSQVVNISVQDPESYKAVDIANTTAHVFQEEIQKLMKVDNVNILSPAVQMENPSPVKPDPVLNMAIAAVVGLMLGVGIAFLLEHLDTTIKNEQDIEDILQLPILGLISPIQENKNVDIVTKIMPRRKRV; encoded by the coding sequence ATGGAAGAAACGATTAGTTTACAAGACTTATATAAAACACTGAGAAAACGAATTGGTCTAATAATCAGTATGATGGTCCTTGCAGTTATCATTGCTGGAGTTATTAGTTACTTCTTTTTGACACCAATTTACCAGGCTTCAACGCAAATTCTTGTCAATCAACAAAAAATCGAACAACAACAGTTTAATTCACAAGACATACAAACGAATCTTCAACTGATTAATACATACAACGTCATTATAAAAAGTCCAGCGATCCTATCGAAAGTAATTGAAAATCTAGATCTTGATACGACGCCAGCTGCATTAACAAACAAAATCACGGTATCCAATGCGCAAAACTCTCAAGTAGTGAATATTAGCGTACAAGATCCAGAATCATATAAAGCAGTCGATATTGCAAATACAACCGCGCATGTGTTCCAAGAAGAAATCCAAAAGCTAATGAAGGTAGACAATGTAAACATTCTATCGCCAGCAGTTCAAATGGAAAATCCATCACCAGTCAAACCAGATCCAGTTCTTAATATGGCGATTGCTGCAGTAGTCGGATTAATGCTCGGTGTTGGAATTGCATTTTTACTCGAACACTTAGATACGACGATTAAAAACGAACAAGATATTGAAGACATTCTTCAACTCCCAATACTAGGTCTTATAAGCCCTATCCAAGAGAATAAAAATGTGGATATTGTTACGAAGATTATGCCACGACGAAAGCGAGTGTAA
- a CDS encoding CpsD/CapB family tyrosine-protein kinase, whose amino-acid sequence MAKKTKSLQQVARKLVVITDPKSFVSEQFRTARTNINFSKPDGELTTLLFTSSVQAEGKSTSSANLACLFAQEGKKVILIDADMRKPTVHYTFHLTNTIGLSNILTKKTPVLEALKETDIENLQIITSGPIPPNPAELLSAKSMDDMIEELRKHFDLIIFDAPPVLSVTDAQILANKSEGTVLVISAGATDKKSVLKAKELLVASKAKIIGTVLNNFNLEKDHYYYQYYGSEE is encoded by the coding sequence ATGGCGAAAAAAACAAAAAGTTTACAGCAAGTGGCACGTAAATTAGTGGTGATAACGGATCCAAAATCGTTTGTATCGGAACAATTTCGTACTGCACGCACAAATATTAACTTTTCCAAACCGGATGGAGAGTTAACGACTTTGCTATTCACTTCTTCCGTACAAGCTGAAGGAAAGTCCACATCATCTGCTAATTTAGCCTGCTTGTTTGCACAAGAAGGTAAAAAAGTGATCTTAATTGATGCAGATATGCGCAAACCAACCGTACACTATACGTTTCATCTTACAAACACGATAGGGCTATCCAATATTTTAACGAAGAAGACTCCAGTGTTGGAAGCGTTGAAAGAAACAGATATAGAAAACCTTCAAATTATTACGAGTGGACCAATTCCACCGAATCCAGCAGAGTTGTTAAGTGCCAAGTCTATGGATGACATGATAGAAGAGTTGAGAAAGCATTTTGATCTCATTATATTTGATGCACCTCCAGTACTATCGGTAACAGATGCACAAATTTTGGCGAATAAGAGCGAAGGCACGGTGCTCGTCATCAGTGCAGGAGCAACGGATAAAAAAAGTGTGCTAAAAGCAAAAGAACTGTTAGTTGCTTCCAAGGCTAAAATTATTGGAACTGTACTCAATAACTTCAATCTGGAAAAAGATCATTATTATTACCAATACTATGGTTCAGAGGAGTAA
- a CDS encoding tyrosine-protein phosphatase, translating to MIDIHSHILYGIDDGPSTREDTIKMLENAVKEGITEIISTSHAYHPQYHAEASAVKQQLITLQQEIDKQEIPLKLHIGHEVRLRDNIVDLLKEQKILTLAGSKYLLLELPSQGIPKYTTHVIHALLSENILPIIAHPERNRAIAENPARLTKLINNGAIAQVTAGSLAGHFGRGIQKLSLQLVDANLVHTYGSDVHNLKTRPYKFDAGLRYLEKHKRLDAVDIFLENNARIVENEEVIILEPEDLGKSKWWNIFA from the coding sequence ATGATCGATATACATAGTCATATATTATATGGGATAGATGATGGACCTTCAACTAGAGAAGATACCATTAAAATGCTCGAAAATGCGGTGAAAGAGGGAATAACCGAGATTATTTCTACATCGCATGCGTACCATCCGCAATACCATGCAGAAGCAAGCGCAGTAAAGCAACAGCTCATTACATTACAACAAGAAATCGATAAACAAGAGATTCCTTTAAAATTACATATTGGTCATGAAGTTCGTTTAAGAGATAATATCGTCGACTTACTGAAGGAACAAAAGATTCTTACATTAGCAGGCTCTAAATACTTGCTTTTGGAACTACCTTCTCAAGGGATACCAAAATACACGACGCATGTGATTCATGCGTTATTATCCGAGAACATATTGCCTATTATTGCACATCCTGAAAGAAATAGAGCCATTGCAGAAAATCCAGCTAGGTTAACAAAACTTATCAATAACGGTGCAATTGCCCAAGTTACTGCTGGTAGTTTAGCTGGTCATTTTGGAAGAGGAATTCAAAAGTTATCGTTACAATTGGTAGATGCAAATTTAGTCCATACATATGGATCAGATGTACATAACTTGAAAACGAGGCCATATAAATTTGACGCGGGACTTCGGTATTTAGAAAAACATAAAAGATTGGATGCAGTCGACATTTTTCTTGAAAATAATGCAAGAATCGTTGAAAACGAGGAAGTTATTATTTTAGAGCCAGAAGACCTAGGAAAATCGAAATGGTGGAATATTTTTGCGTAG
- a CDS encoding polysaccharide biosynthesis protein yields MSLRKRMSMLVIVDSCIVLFSIYIGYFLLYPIDNPFTDLFLITSSFTIFIAHHVLAMYFGLYRKVWEYASVRELWLIFKAVTISILVVAIVQAILPGEILFRALLITWMLHILLIGGSRLSWRVFRDSYISGEKFNEQRKRTLIIGAGSAGTMIARQLFKNMESPLQPIAFLDDDSKKKGLEIFNIRVLGGTEIIADAVKDLDIEHIIIAVPSMDKQTSTMLMQQCLDTGVHTQIMPLIEDLLTGKVSINEIRDVRIEDLLGREEVELDLASISSKLTNKKILITGAGGSIGSEICRQVARFDPSEIILLGHGENSIYTIDMELRQKVSPNTKIIPIIADVQDRNRIFDVVAEYKPDVMYHAAAHKHVPLMEYNPMEAVKNNIFGTKNVAEAADMFGVGYFVMISTDKAVNPPNIMGATKRFAEMIVQNLAKESTTKFAAVRFGNVLGSRGSVVPLFKKQIAAGGPITVTDPEMTRYFMTIPEASRLVIQAGTMASGGEVFVLDMGEPVKIVDLANNLIRLSGYSEEEIGVQFSGIRPGEKMFEELLDEKEIQSKYVFPKIHIGRATPISYGELTYVLDKLLDMTVDDMKVLLIGLANRKNVKQMLSEPVTVS; encoded by the coding sequence GTGTCACTTAGGAAAAGAATGTCGATGTTGGTAATAGTCGATTCTTGTATAGTGTTATTTTCCATTTACATTGGTTATTTCTTACTATATCCAATTGATAATCCTTTTACGGACCTATTTCTAATAACTAGTTCATTTACTATTTTTATCGCACATCATGTTTTAGCGATGTATTTTGGGCTATATCGAAAGGTTTGGGAATATGCGTCTGTACGAGAGTTGTGGTTGATTTTCAAAGCAGTAACTATATCCATACTTGTCGTAGCGATTGTACAAGCTATTCTTCCAGGGGAGATATTATTTAGAGCGTTATTAATCACGTGGATGCTTCATATATTACTCATCGGAGGCTCCAGGTTATCATGGAGAGTTTTCCGTGATTCATACATATCAGGTGAAAAGTTCAATGAACAAAGAAAGCGTACACTCATAATCGGAGCAGGGTCAGCGGGTACGATGATTGCTCGTCAATTATTTAAAAATATGGAGTCACCATTACAGCCAATTGCTTTTTTAGATGATGATTCGAAAAAAAAGGGATTAGAAATCTTTAATATTCGCGTATTAGGTGGAACTGAAATTATTGCGGATGCAGTAAAAGACTTGGATATAGAACATATTATTATAGCCGTTCCATCTATGGACAAGCAAACAAGTACGATGCTCATGCAACAGTGTTTGGACACTGGTGTTCATACGCAAATAATGCCTTTAATAGAAGACTTATTAACAGGCAAAGTATCTATTAATGAAATAAGAGATGTGAGAATAGAAGATTTACTAGGCCGCGAAGAAGTAGAACTAGATTTGGCATCTATCTCTTCGAAGTTAACGAACAAAAAGATTCTCATAACCGGAGCGGGCGGCTCGATTGGATCTGAGATTTGTAGACAAGTAGCAAGATTTGACCCTAGTGAGATCATTCTCCTTGGCCATGGCGAAAATTCTATTTATACAATAGACATGGAATTGCGTCAAAAGGTTTCACCAAATACAAAGATTATTCCGATCATCGCGGATGTTCAAGATAGAAATCGAATTTTTGATGTTGTAGCGGAGTACAAACCAGATGTGATGTATCATGCTGCTGCGCATAAACATGTTCCGTTAATGGAATACAATCCAATGGAAGCAGTGAAAAATAATATTTTCGGTACAAAGAATGTTGCGGAAGCAGCGGATATGTTTGGTGTAGGATATTTTGTCATGATTTCTACGGATAAAGCAGTAAACCCACCGAATATAATGGGTGCAACGAAGCGCTTTGCTGAAATGATCGTTCAGAATCTTGCAAAAGAAAGCACGACAAAGTTTGCGGCAGTACGTTTTGGAAATGTACTAGGATCCCGTGGAAGTGTCGTGCCATTATTTAAAAAACAGATTGCAGCAGGCGGACCGATAACTGTAACAGATCCAGAGATGACTCGCTATTTTATGACGATTCCAGAAGCATCCAGACTAGTCATTCAAGCAGGAACGATGGCAAGTGGGGGAGAAGTGTTCGTGTTAGACATGGGAGAGCCTGTGAAAATTGTCGATCTTGCGAATAATCTTATTCGACTATCTGGGTATAGTGAAGAGGAGATTGGCGTTCAATTTTCGGGTATTCGACCTGGTGAGAAGATGTTTGAAGAGTTATTGGATGAGAAGGAAATCCAAAGCAAGTATGTATTTCCGAAGATTCATATTGGCCGTGCGACGCCGATTAGTTATGGCGAGTTGACTTATGTACTGGATAAGTTGCTTGATATGACGGTGGATGACATGAAAGTGTTGTTGATTGGTTTAGCAAATCGGAAGAATGTGAAACAGATGTTATCCGAACCAGTGACTGTTAGTTAA
- the galU gene encoding UTP--glucose-1-phosphate uridylyltransferase GalU translates to MKKVRKAIIPAAGLGTRFLPATKAMPKEMLPIVDKPTIQYIVEEAVASGIEDIIIVTGKGKRAIEDHFDHSFELEENLMQKEKYDLLEKVKASSKVEIHYIRQKEPKGLGHAVWCARKFIGDEPFAVLLGDDIVQSETPCLKQLMNQYEETLSSVIGVQTVPDEVTHRYGIVEPKMQDGRRYQVENFVEKPAQGTAPSNLAIMGRYILTPEIFMFLEEQNVGAGGEIQLTDAIQKLNQIQRVFAYDFEGKRYDVGEKLGFITTTIEMALQDDGLRDDLLEYLDGLMTSRLVV, encoded by the coding sequence ATGAAAAAAGTACGAAAAGCGATTATACCAGCAGCGGGACTTGGAACACGTTTCCTTCCTGCGACAAAAGCGATGCCAAAGGAAATGCTGCCGATCGTGGACAAGCCGACGATTCAATATATTGTCGAAGAGGCGGTTGCTTCTGGTATTGAGGATATTATTATTGTGACTGGTAAAGGAAAGCGTGCTATTGAGGATCATTTTGATCATTCGTTTGAATTAGAAGAGAACCTGATGCAAAAAGAGAAGTATGACTTGCTGGAGAAAGTAAAAGCATCTTCCAAGGTAGAAATCCATTATATTCGTCAAAAAGAACCAAAAGGACTAGGACATGCGGTATGGTGTGCGAGAAAGTTCATTGGAGACGAGCCGTTTGCTGTGCTTTTAGGGGATGACATTGTGCAGAGTGAGACGCCTTGTTTGAAACAACTAATGAACCAATATGAGGAAACGCTTTCATCCGTCATTGGAGTGCAGACTGTTCCTGATGAAGTGACGCATCGTTATGGAATTGTGGAGCCGAAGATGCAAGACGGTAGAAGATATCAAGTAGAAAATTTTGTCGAAAAACCAGCACAAGGAACCGCACCTTCTAATCTTGCTATCATGGGCCGTTATATATTAACTCCGGAGATTTTTATGTTTCTAGAAGAGCAGAATGTAGGAGCGGGTGGAGAGATCCAGTTGACGGATGCGATTCAGAAGTTGAATCAGATTCAGCGTGTATTTGCTTATGATTTTGAGGGTAAGAGATATGATGTTGGGGAGAAGTTGGGGTTTATTACGACTACGATAGAGATGGCTTTGCAGGATGATGGGTTAAGGGATGATTTGTTGGAGTATTTGGATGGGTTGATGACGAGTCGGTTGGTTGTGTAG